One region of Flavobacterium sp. GSB-24 genomic DNA includes:
- a CDS encoding peptide MFS transporter, protein MGENQVKTAHPKGLWVLFGTEMWERFNFYGMRALLTLFLVNSLLMKEEEASLIYGGFLGLCYLTPMLGGFVADRFLGNRNCILLGGLLMAIGQMLLFTSGSIFESNLSLAKIVMYSALGVIVFGNGFFKPNISSMVGSLYPKQEKTKLDSAFTIFYMGINIGAFLGQSICPLLGDVKDAGGIRDIHAFRWGFMAASVAMLLGTILFYFLKNKYVVSPEGKPLGGLPSKNDASDFEEGEAQKANFSNKALLMAGVAFIALGFFFHYAVGQNLIYTLIYSSGLALAGLIISDTSLTKVERDRIIVIYIVSFFIIFFWAAFEQAGSSLTFIADNQTDRHFFGWLMPPSMVQIFNGLFVVVLAVPFSILWDTLRAKGKEPISPVKLAVGLVVISISFLMIATQVSYIGTSGLLLVKWLILLYFLNTCAELCLSPIGLSLVGKLSPKRFASLLYGVFFLSNASGYALGGTLGSILPATGDKFAKAKELGIDLQAVLDKKIIPTADQLALLDQHQISAYNPVFAGFEIHNLYEFFMVFVVLTGIAAILLFALTPLLKKLMHGVR, encoded by the coding sequence ATGGGAGAAAATCAAGTAAAAACTGCGCATCCAAAAGGACTTTGGGTATTGTTTGGAACGGAGATGTGGGAGCGGTTCAATTTTTATGGAATGCGGGCTTTATTGACTTTATTTCTTGTAAATTCATTATTAATGAAAGAAGAAGAAGCCTCATTAATTTATGGAGGTTTTCTTGGACTTTGTTATTTAACACCAATGCTTGGTGGTTTCGTAGCCGATCGTTTTTTAGGAAACAGAAACTGTATCCTATTAGGAGGATTGCTGATGGCAATTGGACAAATGCTTTTATTTACAAGTGGAAGTATTTTTGAATCTAATTTGAGCTTAGCAAAAATTGTAATGTATTCTGCACTTGGAGTTATCGTATTTGGTAATGGATTCTTCAAACCAAATATTTCAAGTATGGTGGGAAGTTTATACCCTAAGCAGGAAAAAACAAAATTAGATAGTGCTTTTACTATTTTCTATATGGGAATTAACATTGGTGCTTTTTTAGGCCAGTCCATTTGTCCTTTATTAGGAGATGTTAAAGATGCAGGAGGAATTAGAGACATTCACGCTTTTAGATGGGGATTCATGGCAGCTTCTGTTGCGATGTTGTTAGGAACAATTCTTTTTTACTTCTTAAAAAATAAATATGTAGTTTCTCCAGAAGGAAAACCATTAGGAGGATTACCTTCTAAAAATGATGCTTCAGATTTTGAAGAAGGAGAGGCGCAAAAAGCTAATTTTTCGAATAAAGCTTTATTGATGGCTGGAGTTGCATTTATTGCTTTAGGATTCTTTTTCCATTATGCTGTAGGTCAAAATTTAATTTATACTTTGATTTATTCAAGTGGATTGGCATTGGCGGGATTAATTATATCTGATACTTCTTTAACTAAAGTTGAACGCGATAGAATTATCGTAATTTATATCGTATCATTTTTTATTATTTTCTTCTGGGCAGCTTTTGAGCAGGCAGGTTCATCTCTGACTTTTATTGCTGATAACCAAACAGACAGACATTTCTTTGGCTGGTTAATGCCGCCTTCGATGGTTCAGATTTTTAACGGATTGTTCGTTGTAGTTTTAGCAGTTCCATTTAGTATTTTGTGGGATACTTTAAGAGCTAAAGGCAAAGAACCAATTTCTCCAGTAAAATTAGCTGTTGGTTTAGTGGTAATTTCTATCAGTTTCTTAATGATTGCAACTCAGGTTTCTTATATCGGAACTTCGGGATTATTACTGGTTAAATGGTTGATTTTATTATATTTCTTAAATACTTGTGCAGAGTTATGTCTATCTCCAATTGGATTGTCATTGGTAGGTAAATTGTCTCCAAAACGTTTTGCTTCTTTGCTTTACGGAGTATTTTTCTTGTCTAATGCATCAGGTTATGCATTAGGAGGAACTTTAGGTTCTATTTTACCTGCAACTGGAGATAAATTTGCAAAAGCAAAAGAATTAGGAATCGATCTTCAAGCAGTTTTAGATAAAAAAATAATTCCAACAGCAGATCAGTTAGCATTGTTGGATCAGCATCAGATTAGTGCTTATAATCCAGTTTTCGCAGGATTTGAAATCCATAACTTATATGAATTCTTTATGGTTTTTGTGGTTCTAACAGGAATTGCAGCGATTTTATTATTTGCTTTAACGCCATTATTGAAAAAATTAATGCACGGTGTTAGATAA
- a CDS encoding GYDIA family GHMP kinase: MKKTFYSNGKLLIAGEYLVLDGAEAFALPAKFGQNLVIESGENKEIEWKSYDYDEHLWFEETISFDEIINRPEAKIETVKSTLIDILHEAYALNPKFIDSAKGFKVSTHLSFPRNWGLGTSSTLINNIAQWANINAFTLLNNSFGGSGYDIACAQNNTPVIYRVKDNFVEQVEFNPDYKENIFFVYLNKKQNSKSAIYAYNNNKNHHLAQSVAENNKITHAILNAKTLKEFASAVQKHEIHLSNILEMQTIKEALFSDFKGVIKSLGAWGGDFVMVVSKENPKEYFSNKGYETILTYEEMIL, encoded by the coding sequence ATGAAAAAAACATTTTACAGTAACGGAAAACTTTTAATTGCTGGAGAATATCTAGTATTAGACGGAGCAGAAGCTTTTGCGCTGCCTGCAAAATTCGGTCAAAATCTGGTAATTGAAAGCGGCGAAAATAAAGAAATTGAATGGAAAAGTTATGACTATGATGAACATTTATGGTTTGAAGAAACAATTTCATTTGACGAAATCATAAATCGGCCAGAAGCAAAAATCGAAACTGTAAAATCTACTTTGATTGATATTCTTCACGAAGCTTATGCTTTAAATCCAAAATTTATAGATTCAGCCAAAGGTTTTAAAGTGAGTACTCATCTATCGTTTCCAAGAAACTGGGGATTAGGAACTTCTTCAACTCTCATAAATAATATTGCGCAATGGGCAAATATTAATGCATTTACATTATTAAATAATAGTTTTGGCGGAAGTGGGTATGATATTGCCTGCGCTCAGAATAATACACCTGTCATATATCGTGTAAAAGACAATTTTGTTGAACAAGTTGAGTTTAACCCTGACTATAAAGAAAATATCTTTTTTGTTTATTTGAATAAAAAACAAAATAGTAAGTCTGCAATATATGCATACAACAATAATAAGAATCATCATTTAGCGCAAAGTGTTGCCGAAAACAATAAAATCACGCACGCTATTCTGAATGCTAAAACACTAAAAGAATTTGCTTCAGCAGTTCAAAAACATGAGATTCACCTAAGTAATATTTTAGAAATGCAGACTATAAAAGAAGCTCTTTTTTCAGATTTTAAGGGTGTAATAAAAAGTCTTGGAGCTTGGGGTGGTGATTTTGTTATGGTAGTTTCAAAAGAGAACCCTAAAGAATATTTCTCCAATAAAGGGTACGAAACGATTTTAACTTACGAAGAAATGATTTTGTAG
- a CDS encoding hydroxymethylglutaryl-CoA reductase, degradative, with protein sequence MNNAVAGFSKLSKKEKIDWIANEYFSNPEEVQNIIRNYWNSDEKLQQLHDEFIENTITNLYIPLGVAPNFLINGKYKTIPMAIEESSVVAAASKAAKYWSTRGGFKATIINTEKIGQVHFTFNGDAEKLNSFFDQIKPKFFSETQAITKNMQQRGGGILDIKLKDKRSLLENYYQLHATFETKDSMGANFINSCLEQFASTLKEEAQNSDLCENGEILEVIMSILSNYVPNCLVRAEVSCPIEELAEKHITNPKEFAERFVQAVQIAEVEPFRAVTHNKGIMNGVDAVILATGNDFRAVEAGVHAYASKNGQYASLSHAKIENGIFTFWLEIPLAVGTVGGLTSLHPLVKLCLEILENPSAQELMEIVAVAGLAQNFAALRSLTTTGIQEGHMKMHLNNIINQFEATDEERRLIKAHFKKTAVTHSAVVDFIENLRK encoded by the coding sequence ATGAACAACGCGGTTGCTGGATTTTCTAAATTATCCAAAAAAGAAAAAATTGACTGGATTGCAAATGAATATTTTTCAAACCCTGAAGAGGTGCAAAATATTATAAGAAATTACTGGAATTCAGACGAAAAGCTTCAGCAGCTTCATGATGAATTTATCGAAAACACCATTACAAACCTTTATATCCCACTTGGAGTTGCTCCAAACTTTTTAATCAACGGAAAATACAAAACCATCCCAATGGCTATTGAAGAGAGTTCCGTTGTTGCAGCAGCCTCTAAAGCAGCGAAATATTGGTCTACAAGAGGCGGCTTCAAAGCAACCATAATTAATACAGAAAAAATTGGCCAGGTTCATTTTACTTTTAATGGTGATGCAGAAAAATTAAATAGCTTTTTTGACCAAATAAAACCGAAATTCTTCTCAGAAACCCAAGCCATTACTAAGAATATGCAGCAACGTGGCGGTGGTATTTTAGATATTAAACTAAAAGACAAAAGAAGTCTTCTAGAAAACTACTATCAGCTTCACGCTACTTTTGAGACCAAAGACAGCATGGGCGCTAATTTTATCAATTCTTGTTTAGAACAATTTGCATCAACTTTAAAAGAAGAAGCTCAAAATAGCGACTTATGCGAAAATGGCGAAATATTAGAAGTTATTATGAGTATTTTGTCTAATTATGTTCCAAATTGCTTGGTTAGGGCTGAAGTTTCTTGTCCGATTGAAGAATTAGCAGAAAAACATATTACAAACCCAAAAGAATTTGCTGAGCGTTTTGTACAAGCTGTTCAAATTGCAGAAGTTGAACCTTTTAGAGCAGTGACTCATAATAAAGGTATAATGAATGGTGTCGATGCGGTAATTCTAGCAACTGGAAATGATTTTAGAGCTGTAGAAGCCGGCGTACACGCTTATGCCTCTAAAAATGGACAATATGCTAGTTTATCTCATGCAAAAATCGAAAACGGAATTTTTACTTTCTGGCTCGAAATTCCACTTGCAGTAGGTACAGTTGGCGGATTAACTTCTTTACATCCTTTAGTAAAGTTATGTTTAGAGATATTAGAAAATCCTTCTGCTCAGGAATTAATGGAAATTGTTGCTGTTGCTGGTTTAGCACAAAATTTCGCAGCTCTTCGGTCTTTAACAACTACTGGAATTCAAGAGGGTCACATGAAAATGCACTTAAATAATATCATAAATCAATTTGAAGCTACCGATGAAGAACGCCGTCTAATTAAGGCGCATTTTAAAAAAACAGCCGTTACTCATAGCGCTGTGGTAGATTTTATTGAAAACTTGAGAAAATAA
- a CDS encoding S9 family peptidase, with protein sequence MSTSKITVILLFLVATVFGQQKITIENIYGGAFRAKGMAELQSLKNTDQYTVLDVDQASRSMQIGLYDFGTLKKVSNLIDTKDHKELANGIDSYTFDASEKKILIASNTNQIFRHSFTADFYLYDIASKTLTKLFDQVQEPTFSPDGTKIAYAKENNLYVYDVNSKKSTPITTDGKKNAVINGITDWVYEEEFAFVRAFDWSKDSKKVAYIRFDESQVPEFSMSMFHKDLYPTIETFKYPKAGEKNSEVSLHIYDVAAGATKKVDLGNYNDFYIARLQWTNDANVLSAQVLNRHQDNLDLLFVDGTTAAAKVVLNEKDKAYVDVTDNLTFLKDNSFIWTSEKDGFNHIYLYDKTGKLKNQVTKGNWEVTSYYGFDEKTKTIFYQSTENGSINRDLYRIGLDGKNKLRLSKKTGTNAATFSPNFQYFITTFSSNLQPTTYTLNESKTGKEIQVIENNQALSDKLKSYNLPAKEFFVLKTAKGNELNAWILKPKDFDPSKKYPVFMYQYSGPGSQQVNNDWNNSDDYWFLSLTQQGYIVACVDGRGTGFKGADFKKVTQKELGKYEVEDQIDAAKVIGSYPYVDPARIGIFGWSYGGFMASNCIFQGNDVFKMAIAVAPVTNWRFYDSVYTERYMQTPQENASGYDQNSPINHVDKLKGKFLLIHGSGDDNVHVQNSMQMMEALIQANKQFDSQIYPDKNHGIYGGKTRVQLYNKMTNFIKENL encoded by the coding sequence ATGAGTACAAGTAAAATTACTGTAATACTTTTATTTCTAGTTGCGACTGTTTTTGGCCAACAAAAAATCACTATCGAAAATATTTACGGCGGAGCATTTCGAGCAAAAGGAATGGCTGAATTGCAATCGCTAAAAAATACAGATCAATATACTGTTTTAGATGTAGATCAAGCAAGCAGAAGTATGCAGATTGGCCTTTATGATTTTGGAACTTTGAAAAAAGTATCGAATTTAATTGATACTAAAGATCATAAGGAACTTGCAAACGGAATTGACAGCTATACTTTTGATGCTTCAGAAAAAAAGATTTTAATTGCGTCTAATACCAATCAAATCTTTCGCCACTCGTTTACAGCTGATTTCTACTTATATGATATAGCTTCAAAAACATTGACAAAACTTTTTGATCAAGTACAAGAACCAACTTTTTCTCCAGACGGAACTAAAATCGCTTATGCAAAAGAAAATAACCTATATGTATACGATGTTAATTCGAAAAAATCGACTCCAATTACAACAGATGGTAAAAAGAATGCTGTAATTAATGGTATTACGGATTGGGTTTATGAAGAAGAATTTGCTTTTGTCCGTGCTTTTGACTGGAGCAAAGACAGTAAAAAAGTGGCTTACATTCGTTTTGACGAAAGCCAGGTTCCTGAGTTTTCAATGTCAATGTTTCACAAAGATTTATATCCTACAATTGAAACATTTAAATATCCAAAAGCTGGAGAGAAAAACTCAGAAGTTTCATTACATATATACGATGTAGCTGCTGGAGCAACTAAAAAAGTGGATTTAGGAAATTACAATGATTTTTACATTGCAAGATTACAATGGACAAACGATGCAAATGTACTTTCTGCTCAAGTTTTAAATCGTCACCAAGACAATCTTGATTTGTTATTTGTTGACGGAACTACCGCTGCTGCAAAAGTTGTCTTGAATGAAAAAGATAAAGCTTATGTAGATGTAACAGATAATTTGACTTTCTTAAAAGATAATAGTTTTATCTGGACAAGCGAAAAAGACGGTTTTAACCATATTTATTTATATGATAAAACAGGAAAACTTAAAAATCAAGTTACAAAAGGAAACTGGGAAGTAACTTCTTACTACGGTTTTGATGAAAAAACAAAAACTATTTTCTACCAATCTACAGAAAATGGTTCAATTAATAGAGATCTTTACAGAATTGGATTAGACGGAAAAAATAAATTACGTTTATCTAAAAAAACAGGAACAAACGCTGCAACCTTCAGTCCAAATTTCCAATACTTTATTACTACTTTCTCTAGTAATTTACAGCCTACGACTTATACTTTGAATGAGTCAAAAACTGGAAAAGAAATTCAGGTTATCGAAAACAACCAAGCTCTTTCAGATAAATTAAAATCTTATAATCTGCCTGCAAAAGAATTCTTCGTTTTAAAAACGGCTAAAGGAAATGAATTGAACGCTTGGATTTTAAAACCAAAAGATTTTGATCCTTCAAAAAAATATCCTGTTTTTATGTACCAATATTCTGGTCCAGGATCACAACAAGTAAATAATGACTGGAATAATTCTGATGATTATTGGTTCTTATCATTAACACAGCAAGGTTATATTGTAGCTTGTGTTGACGGAAGAGGGACAGGTTTTAAAGGAGCTGATTTCAAAAAAGTTACTCAAAAAGAATTAGGAAAATATGAGGTAGAAGATCAAATTGATGCAGCTAAAGTAATCGGTTCTTATCCTTATGTTGATCCTGCTAGAATTGGAATTTTTGGATGGAGTTACGGAGGCTTTATGGCTTCTAACTGTATTTTCCAAGGAAATGATGTTTTCAAAATGGCAATCGCTGTTGCTCCTGTAACAAACTGGAGATTTTATGACAGTGTTTACACAGAAAGATATATGCAGACGCCGCAGGAAAATGCAAGCGGATACGATCAAAACTCGCCAATTAATCACGTTGACAAATTAAAAGGTAAATTTTTATTGATTCACGGTTCTGGAGATGATAATGTTCATGTTCAGAATTCAATGCAAATGATGGAAGCTTTAATTCAAGCTAACAAACAATTTGATTCTCAAATCTATCCAGATAAAAATCATGGTATTTACGGCGGAAAAACTAGAGTTCAGCTTTATAATAAAATGACTAATTTTATCAAAGAAAATTTATAA